The DNA region AGCTTTCGCCGGGAGACATTTGCGCCAAATCTTCCGGGGTAACTCCCGGCACTTCGATTTGTAGATCAATGCGGTCGAGTAATGGGCCGGAAAGTTTTCTGCGGTAACGCATGACCTCGGCTGGAGTACACCGACACTCCTTTTTACGGTCGCCGAGAAACCCGCAGGGACAAGGATTCATGGCAGCGACCATCATAAATCGCGACGGAAATGTGAGAGAAGACTGAGCACGTGAAATAGTTATCTTCCCATCTTCGAGTGGTTGTCTGAGAAGCTCTAATACTCCCGCTGAAAACTCCGGAAACTCGTCGAGAAAGAGCACACCGTGGTGTGCGAGCGATACTTCGCCAGGACGTGGTATCGCACCACCGCCAACCAAGCCGGCGTCGCTGATCGAGTGATGGGGATTGCGAAAGGGGCGGGCGGGAAGTATTGCCGTATGCGCGGAGAGCTGTCCGGCTACCGAATGAATACGTGTTGCCTCGAGTGCTTCCTCTAAGCTCCATTGCGGGAGTATCGTCGGTAAACGCTTTGCCAGCATTGTTTTGCCTGAACCGGGCGGCCCGATGAACAGTAGGTTATGTCCACCAGCAGCCGCGATTTCAAGTGCGCGTTTTGCAGTATGTTGTCCCTTCACTTCCGATAAATCAACATCGAATACCCGGGCTTCGCGAAAATATGCGTCGCGGTCGATTTGTACCGGTTGAATTGCCTGCATGCCATTCAAAAACTCGGCAGCGGTTTGCAGCGAATCCACCGGATACACTTCGATCCCAGAAATCATCGCCGCTTCTTTCGCATTTTCCTCAGGGACGAGAACCCCACGGAGGCCTTGTTGCCGCGCCATGAGTGCAATCGATAACACGCCTTGCACCGGCCGAACTTTTCCCTCCAACGCCAATTCACCGACGGCAACAAGTTCGGTTAGCCGTTCGCCGCGGATTTGTCCGCTTGCCGCCAAGATCGATAAGGCAATCGGTAAATCGAACACAGGCCCTTCTTTGCGGAGATCAGCCGGAGCTAAATTCACGATGATGCGTTTCAGAGGAAAAATGTAGCCAGAGTTTTTGATGGAAGCGGGGACTCGTTCTTTCGCCTCCTTAACGCCTTGGTCGGGCAATCCGACTATTACAATTCCATTCGGGAGCGCCGGTTCGAGGTGTACTTCCACTTCGATTGGTTGGGCGTCGATGCCGCTCAAAGCGGCGGATAGGGCTTGTCCGAGCATGAGGTCAACCGTATTGTGATTAGATTCGATGGAAAATACGGCAGTTTCAAATCTTATGCAACGCAATCAATCATTTAACTGAATAAAAGCAACGGCGGGCTCGACGGCGATTCGGTCTCGTCGATAAGAAGAATACACGGGAGTACAACGGGAACAGATCCCGGAATCTTCAATTTGTTGAGGCTTGATCCCGATGTATGCAAGCTTCGTTTGGATGGTCGCGATTAAATCGACATACCACTTGCCATCACGATGTATGATAGCAGTGGGAGGAAAGGAGTCGAGAATCTCTTCACTCACCTCAAAACAATCAGTACGAATTCCGGGACCAATGCCGATACGAATAGATTCCAGAGAAACGCCCAATTCTTTGTGCGCAGCAGCAATCATGTTTTCTGGTAAACCTGCGACAATACTGCGCCAACCGCAATGTGCAACGCCAACAGCATGAACTTCCGGCGCAAAAAAGTACAGCGGAATGCAATCGGCATGAGTTGTACATAGCACGAGATGTTTTGCCATCGTCCATAGTCCGTCGGTAGCGGGAATCGCCGTTTGCGGCGAGTATGCACCTCGTCCGGCATCGGTCGCTGTTACAGTTTCGACGTGATTTCCGTGGACTAATTCCGCCCAAACCGTTTGTGTGAGCGCAAGATTGAGCGATTGAAAGAATCGTTCGCGATTACGAGTGCATTCGGAAACTGGTAGGCGATTGAAGGACATGCCGCCATCTTCGCGTTGAGAAAATCCAAGCGAAATCTTCTCCTGAGATTCCAACAGTGGCAATCCGGGAAACACTCGATTCAGTGGCGAGGTTACTTTTGACATTTGGGACAATGGTAGGTGCCGCGACCGTGATACATATCTTTCTGAATCGCGGAACCGCAAGTGTGACATGGCTCGCCAGCACGGTCGTACACGGTGAGTTGCGATTGAAAATTACCCGGTTTCCCATCGGCGCCGCGAAAATCGGAGAAGGTCGTTCCTTCCGCCGCGACCGCTTCCTGCAGCACCGCAATTATCTCACGATAGATCCGCTTCGTTTCCGGTTTCGTTATCCGCTCGGCAATTCGATATGGCGAAACCCGCGCCCGGAAAGCAATTTCACAGGCATAGATATTCCCGATTCCAGCAAGAAATGATTGATCGAGTAGTACATCTTTGAGCGCACACTTCCGGGCTTGAAATTTCTCGTACAGCAATTTTTCATCGTAGGAATCGTTCACTGCATCGGTGAGCGCAGCGATATCTTCCGGTATCGATTCATAGTATGCGAGACGGCCGAGTGTCCGCGAATCGGCGTACCACAAGCGTTTTCGGGTTTT from bacterium includes:
- a CDS encoding polyphenol oxidase family protein, with amino-acid sequence MSKVTSPLNRVFPGLPLLESQEKISLGFSQREDGGMSFNRLPVSECTRNRERFFQSLNLALTQTVWAELVHGNHVETVTATDAGRGAYSPQTAIPATDGLWTMAKHLVLCTTHADCIPLYFFAPEVHAVGVAHCGWRSIVAGLPENMIAAAHKELGVSLESIRIGIGPGIRTDCFEVSEEILDSFPPTAIIHRDGKWYVDLIATIQTKLAYIGIKPQQIEDSGICSRCTPVYSSYRRDRIAVEPAVAFIQLND
- a CDS encoding YifB family Mg chelatase-like AAA ATPase, coding for MLGQALSAALSGIDAQPIEVEVHLEPALPNGIVIVGLPDQGVKEAKERVPASIKNSGYIFPLKRIIVNLAPADLRKEGPVFDLPIALSILAASGQIRGERLTELVAVGELALEGKVRPVQGVLSIALMARQQGLRGVLVPEENAKEAAMISGIEVYPVDSLQTAAEFLNGMQAIQPVQIDRDAYFREARVFDVDLSEVKGQHTAKRALEIAAAGGHNLLFIGPPGSGKTMLAKRLPTILPQWSLEEALEATRIHSVAGQLSAHTAILPARPFRNPHHSISDAGLVGGGAIPRPGEVSLAHHGVLFLDEFPEFSAGVLELLRQPLEDGKITISRAQSSLTFPSRFMMVAAMNPCPCGFLGDRKKECRCTPAEVMRYRRKLSGPLLDRIDLQIEVPGVTPEDLAQMSPGESSDVVRTRVQTARTRQLERYHGKRGVYRNADLGSRDLQKYCELDQSGLTLLREAFTRLNLSARTHDRILRVSRTIADLAGAEKITPAHIAEAIQYRCLDR